A genomic segment from Glycine soja cultivar W05 chromosome 20, ASM419377v2, whole genome shotgun sequence encodes:
- the LOC114402715 gene encoding uncharacterized protein LOC114402715: MRTVFLQSKSKSSTPSSDEDNNSCYFPGCKKDANCNCEMCLASINATLDLMPNSVHKSTLTKLSASKPNVERTPISFDASILSTPRSSEFQLSSSTPLSNSRARSDLSQKMEKHKKGQQASGFSFLRLMLFFGFFLSADLVFPLVVSGVLQPALSPDAVKRVGEKCSLVRDLNGKLRLLQKELATVVGEVSNCSFTDTLWEISQDGLLLNSRCTLYKSAIEEVTIWGWPLQTAGLLTNGFSSRTFTLLSGRVTQWNGGQVGYLIRRANASWVQPKWGASAVQLDPNTWVLEYQRSYIFDGTRLYSAALEFLKYRISRIVARLKKDFWLFVAFEDKQYNGFTVNNGPQIPT; encoded by the exons ATGAGAACCGTTTTTCTGCAATCGAAGTCAAAATCCAGCACACCATCATCGGATGAAGATAACAACAGCTGCTACTTCCCCGGTTGCAAGAAAGATGCAAATTGCAACTGCGAAATGTGTTTGGCCAGCATCAATGCCACCCTCGATCTCATGCCCAACAGCGTCCACAAAAGCACCCTCACCAAGCTCTCTGCTTCCAAACCCAACGTTGAGCGCACCCCAATTTCTTTTGATGCTTCTATTCTGTCCACACCCAGATCCAGTGAGTTTCAGCTATCTTCATCCACTCCTCTCTCCAACTCAAGAGCCAGATCAGACTTGAGCCAGAAAATGGAGAAGCACAAGAAGGGACAACAAGCCTCTGGTTTCAGTTTCTTGAGGTTGATGCTCTTTTTTGGATTCTTCTTGTCTGCGGACCTTGTTTTTCCCTTGGTGGTTTCTGGGGTTCTTCAGCCTGCTTTGTCACCGGATGCGGTAAAAAGGGTCGGTGAGAAATGTAGCCTTGTGCGTGATTTGAATGGAAAGTTGAGGCTTTTGCAGAAAGAGTTGGCAACTGTTGTCGGGGAAGTTTCAAATTGCAGCTTCACTGATACCTTGTGGGAAATCAGCCAG GATGGTTTGCTATTGAATTCAAGGTGCACACTGTACAAATCAGCAATAGAAGAGGTAACAATCTGGGGATGGCCTTTGCAAACAGCAGGATTGCTCACAAATGGGTTCTCTTCTCGAACATTCACTCTCTTATCAGGAAGAGTCACTCAG TGGAATGGTGGACAAGTTGGCTATTTGATTCGGAGGGCTAATGCTTCATGGGTGCAACCAAAATGGGGTGCTTCCGCAGTGCAATTAGACCCCAACACTTGGGTTCTTGAATATCAGAGGAGTTATATTTTTGATGGTACGAGGTTGTATTCTGCAGCATTGGAGTTCCTCAAATATAGGATTTCAAGAATTGTTGCCAGGCTGAAGAAAGATTTCTGGCTGTTTGTCGCATTTGAAGATAAACAGTACAATGGATTCACAGTAAACAATGGACCTCAAATCCCAACTTGA